In the bacterium genome, TGCCAAGAAATACGAACATCCTGAAGATGTTAGAGCCGGAATAATGAAGGGAGTAAGCTTTTATCGGAAATATTTTGGCAAGTTTCCTCGCGGGATCTGGCTTCCCGAAGGCGCGGTAGCTCAGGAAGTATTGGAGATTGTTGGTGATTGTCGATTGGAATGGATGGCTTCTGGCGAGGAAGTGCTGGAAAGTTCGTTGAATATTGAATTCTCCAGGAATGACCAGGGCCGGCTCCTGAATCCTGAGTTTCTGTATCGGCCTTATATTGTGTCTGGGGAGAAAAGAAAAGTAACGATGATTTTCCGCGACAGGATGTTCAGCGATAGAATCAATCTTGTCTATCCATTAATGAGTGGAGAGGAAGCGGTGGGGGATTTTATGGAACGTCTCTATTCCATTCAACAGAAATGGAAAGAGAAATCCCCTCCTCTGGTGACCATAATTATAGATAATGACGAGAGCGTATATTTTTTAAGTCAGCTTTTTAATCAACTTGAGAAAGACCCCTTAATAAAGACTGTTACCGTACAAGAGTATCTGGAAGACTATCCTGCGGTAGCGAGCATAAAAAAACTATGGCCAGGTTCTCTGGTCAATGCAAATTTTGATAGCTGGATTGGCGAAGAAGAAGAAAATATCGCCTGGGAATTTTTGGCTGAAGCAAGGGCAGATTTGGAAGGTTATAAAAATAGTGGTAGAGCGATAATTGAGAAGCTGGATGAAGCGTTTGCAACAATTTTAAAAGCCTCCGATAGTAAATGGTTCTGGTGGTACGGTGAAGACCAGAATTCCGGTAGGGATGAGATTTTTGACCAGGAATACAGGAGCTTGTTGATTAAAGTCTATCAGACTATTGGTAGCGAACCGCCGGGGAGACTGTTCCAGCCAATTGTTGCTCAGAAGGAGTTCATCCCTGAGAGGGAAATTGTAGACTTAGTTACTCCCCAGATTGATGGTATAATCGATGAAGGAGAATGGGATAATGCCGGCTACTATCGGGCTGAGGGGTGCGAGATATTCGATAAAATCTACTACGGATACGATAGATTTAATCTCTATCTCCGGGTGGATACGAAAGATTTGCTCGCTGAAAGAAAGGGGACGGAATTCTTCATTGGATTCTATATAGGGACACCCGGGGCGGGTAAGTATAATCTGTCTACTCGCTACGTAGAACCTAGTGCAGGGAGAACATTGGGATTTGGACTATCTAACGAAGTAGCAATTTGGTTTAACCAATTTACTCTGGATTATGAGGCTGGGAGAGGAAGGGCAGTCCTTTCCAGTGCCACAGGGAAAGATACCTGGCAACCTATCACTGATATCTATTCTATGGCAGTGGGAGCCTATTCATTAGAAATTGGGATACCCCTTAAATACCTTAACGTTTCAGTTGGAGAAGCATTGGGAATGATTGCTGTGGCAGTAGAGGATGGCGTGGAATTAGAGAGTATGCCACCTTTTGGACCTATTAGTATAATTCTTCCCGAGCTGTTTCATAAGGGGGCAATTATTTCAAGAATTATCGACCCTGTTGGTGATGATTACGGACCGGGCACCTATACTTATCCTGCCGATGCGGTGTTTAAGCCCGGCTCATTCGATATTCGTGAGTTTTCCGTAAGTGAAGGGCTGGATTATGTGATTTTTAAGGTTAAATTGGGGATAATTGAAAATCCCTGGAATTCTCCTTCTGGTCTCAGTTTACAGATTATTGATGTTTACATTGACTTGAATAACAGGGCAGGAGCTGGCTCTATGCAACTTCTTCCCGGAAGGAATGCTTACGCCAGGGCTGAGGATGCCTGGGAATATGCAATCTCTGTGGATGGCTGGCAACAGATTATGTATAAGATAGATTCGGCTGGCAAGCCGGTTAAATTGACAGACCTGGAAGTGAGGGTCAATTCCACCATAGGAGAGGTTACCATTTATGTTCCCCGAAAGTTAATCCGTGGAGATCCTCGGAATTGGGGATATTTGCCAATGGTCTTGGCTTACGACGGAGAGGCTGCACCACGAAATTGGAAGGTGAGAGAGGTTAAGCAAACAAACGATGAGTTCTCCTTTGGGGGTGCCTACTTGTCCTTAAATAATAACACAAGAAGTAGTCCAAATATTATCGACCTCGTTCTGCCTCGGGGAGAAAATCAGAAAAATTTACTGGGTGTTTACAGGAAAGATAAAGCAGTGGAAATCCCTGCAATAAGAGTAAGATAATGCAGATTGTAGGCACGGTTTTAACCGTGCAAAATTGGCTGGAGTCCTCCCGAAAGGGAGGGATGATAGACGGAATCTCCGACTAATCGGAAGAGTCCAGTCAACCTTGCTTTCGCAAGGACTCCACATTATTATCTTTTAAATATGAGTAAAGGAGGGTGAGGAAAATGAGAAAGGCTAAAATTTGGATTTTGATGTTGGCGCTGGTTTTGTTTCTTTCGTTATTTTTGGGATTTACCTGTAAAGGAAAAATGGGTGGAGAAGAGATACTGCTAACCAAGAAGGAGACGTCTTCTGAAGAAGCTGTATCTGTCCCTAATGGAGTGATGG is a window encoding:
- a CDS encoding glucodextranase DOMON-like domain-containing protein, producing the protein MRKILSLLPIYFLLILLLFLLGCAGVPPAEREVRRVPLKPPEVPRQLLCLALIWDGEIPRAGEANSQTIMNLLALLERYPQTEMTFNLSPEMVENMSLGAVDICRRLQDSGRIAVAMVPPGRPVLPLLYDTDLVSVSMPEASLPAKKYEHPEDVRAGIMKGVSFYRKYFGKFPRGIWLPEGAVAQEVLEIVGDCRLEWMASGEEVLESSLNIEFSRNDQGRLLNPEFLYRPYIVSGEKRKVTMIFRDRMFSDRINLVYPLMSGEEAVGDFMERLYSIQQKWKEKSPPLVTIIIDNDESVYFLSQLFNQLEKDPLIKTVTVQEYLEDYPAVASIKKLWPGSLVNANFDSWIGEEEENIAWEFLAEARADLEGYKNSGRAIIEKLDEAFATILKASDSKWFWWYGEDQNSGRDEIFDQEYRSLLIKVYQTIGSEPPGRLFQPIVAQKEFIPEREIVDLVTPQIDGIIDEGEWDNAGYYRAEGCEIFDKIYYGYDRFNLYLRVDTKDLLAERKGTEFFIGFYIGTPGAGKYNLSTRYVEPSAGRTLGFGLSNEVAIWFNQFTLDYEAGRGRAVLSSATGKDTWQPITDIYSMAVGAYSLEIGIPLKYLNVSVGEALGMIAVAVEDGVELESMPPFGPISIILPELFHKGAIISRIIDPVGDDYGPGTYTYPADAVFKPGSFDIREFSVSEGLDYVIFKVKLGIIENPWNSPSGLSLQIIDVYIDLNNRAGAGSMQLLPGRNAYARAEDAWEYAISVDGWQQIMYKIDSAGKPVKLTDLEVRVNSTIGEVTIYVPRKLIRGDPRNWGYLPMVLAYDGEAAPRNWKVREVKQTNDEFSFGGAYLSLNNNTRSSPNIIDLVLPRGENQKNLLGVYRKDKAVEIPAIRVR